In a single window of the Rhizobiaceae bacterium genome:
- a CDS encoding TatD family hydrolase: MLVDSHCHLDFPDFAEERAAIVARAKAAGVHTLVTISTRVRRFDEIRAIAEAFDDVFCSVGTHPHNAGEERGIGVDELVQLAEHPKVVAIGEAGLDYHYDKAPRADQAAGFRTHIAASRITGLPLVIHAREADDDIAAILEDEMGKGPFPFLLHCFSSGRALALKGVELGGYVSFSGILTFRNSGDIREIAKEIPHDRLLVETDAPYLAPPPYRGKRNEPAYVVNTAAVLAETIGVSAEHVARLTTDNFFRLFSRAVRPVEVL, translated from the coding sequence ATGCTGGTCGACAGTCATTGCCATCTGGACTTCCCGGACTTTGCCGAGGAGCGCGCGGCCATCGTTGCGCGCGCTAAGGCGGCGGGCGTGCACACGCTGGTCACGATCTCAACGCGCGTGCGCCGCTTCGACGAAATCAGGGCAATTGCCGAAGCCTTTGACGACGTGTTTTGCTCGGTCGGCACCCATCCGCACAATGCAGGCGAAGAGCGCGGCATCGGCGTGGACGAGCTGGTTCAACTGGCGGAGCATCCGAAGGTGGTCGCCATCGGCGAGGCGGGGCTGGACTACCACTACGACAAGGCGCCGCGCGCCGATCAGGCCGCAGGTTTTCGCACCCATATCGCGGCCAGCCGGATCACCGGCCTGCCGCTGGTGATCCATGCGCGCGAAGCCGACGACGACATTGCCGCCATCCTTGAGGACGAAATGGGGAAGGGTCCTTTCCCCTTCCTCCTTCATTGTTTTTCGTCGGGCAGGGCGCTTGCCCTGAAAGGCGTCGAGCTTGGCGGCTACGTCTCCTTTTCGGGGATCCTGACTTTCAGGAATTCCGGCGACATCCGCGAGATCGCGAAGGAGATCCCGCATGATCGCCTGCTGGTCGAAACGGATGCGCCCTATCTCGCCCCGCCACCCTATCGCGGCAAGCGTAACGAACCGGCTTATGTGGTGAATACAGCCGCCGTTCTCGCGGAAACGATCGGCGTCAGCGCCGAGCACGTCGCGCGGCTCACCACCGACAATTTCTTCCGGCTGTTTTCCCGCGCGGTGCGTCCGGTGGAGGTCCTGTGA
- the metG gene encoding methionine--tRNA ligase: protein MSRETFYITTPIFYPNGRPHIGHAYTDIATDVLARFQRLDGKDVFFLSGTDEHGLKMKQNADALGITPRELADRNSAIFKDMLVKLGCSNDQFIRTTEPRHYRSCQAIWEKMAANGDIYLDGYSGWYSVRQEAYFDEKETTVGEDGVRREPLGSPVEWNEEQTYFFRLSAYQDRLLAYYDAHPDFIGPAERRNEIISFVRSGLRDLSISRSTFDWGVPVPGDPKHVMYVWVDALTNYITGAGYPDTDSSQWRYWPALHIVGKDIVRFHAVYWPAFLMSAGIELPKRVYAHGFLFNRGEKMSKSVGNVVDPFELVDKYGLDQVRYFFMREVPFGQDGSYSHDAIVNRTNADLANDLGNLAQRSLSMIAKNCNAAVPNKGALAEADRAILDQAGAALENARLAMQDQSINVALAGIFAVVAEANRYFAAQEPWALKKTDPARMETVLYTTAEVLRRVGVMCQPFIPGSAAKLLDLLAVAGDERGFAHLSDAHALKSGTPLPAPQPVFPRYVEKEDA, encoded by the coding sequence ATGTCACGCGAGACATTTTACATAACCACGCCGATTTTCTATCCCAACGGCAGGCCGCATATCGGCCACGCCTATACGGACATCGCCACCGATGTGCTTGCCCGTTTCCAGCGCCTTGACGGAAAGGACGTGTTCTTCCTGAGCGGCACGGACGAGCACGGCCTCAAGATGAAGCAGAATGCGGATGCGCTCGGCATCACGCCGCGCGAGCTTGCCGACCGCAACTCCGCGATCTTCAAGGACATGCTGGTCAAACTCGGCTGTTCCAACGACCAGTTCATCCGCACCACCGAGCCGCGCCATTATCGCTCCTGCCAGGCGATCTGGGAGAAGATGGCCGCCAATGGCGACATCTATCTCGACGGCTATTCGGGCTGGTATTCGGTGCGCCAGGAAGCCTATTTCGACGAGAAGGAAACCACGGTCGGTGAGGACGGCGTGCGCCGCGAGCCGCTTGGTTCGCCCGTCGAATGGAACGAGGAACAGACCTATTTCTTCCGCCTGTCGGCCTATCAGGACAGATTGCTGGCCTATTACGACGCCCATCCGGACTTCATCGGTCCTGCCGAGCGCCGCAACGAGATCATCAGCTTCGTCAGATCGGGTTTGCGTGACCTGTCCATCTCCCGCTCGACCTTCGACTGGGGCGTGCCGGTGCCGGGCGATCCAAAGCATGTCATGTATGTCTGGGTCGACGCGCTAACCAACTACATCACCGGGGCGGGCTACCCGGACACGGACAGTTCGCAATGGCGCTACTGGCCAGCGCTGCACATTGTCGGCAAGGACATCGTGCGCTTCCACGCGGTCTACTGGCCGGCATTCCTGATGTCAGCCGGCATCGAACTGCCGAAGCGCGTCTATGCGCACGGCTTCCTGTTCAATCGCGGGGAGAAAATGTCGAAATCGGTTGGCAATGTCGTCGATCCTTTCGAACTGGTGGACAAATACGGGTTGGATCAGGTCCGCTATTTCTTCATGCGCGAGGTGCCGTTCGGGCAGGACGGCAGCTACAGCCACGACGCCATCGTCAACCGCACCAATGCCGACCTCGCCAACGATCTCGGCAATCTCGCGCAGCGTTCGCTTTCGATGATCGCCAAGAATTGCAACGCAGCGGTCCCGAACAAGGGCGCATTGGCGGAGGCGGACAGGGCGATCCTCGATCAGGCAGGGGCGGCGCTGGAAAATGCGCGCCTCGCCATGCAAGACCAGTCGATCAATGTCGCACTGGCCGGCATTTTCGCCGTGGTCGCGGAGGCAAACCGCTATTTCGCCGCGCAGGAGCCATGGGCGCTGAAAAAGACCGATCCGGCCCGCATGGAAACGGTGCTCTACACCACCGCGGAGGTGCTGCGCCGCGTCGGCGTGATGTGCCAGCCGTTCATTCCGGGGTCTGCGGCCAAGCTGCTCGACCTTCTGGCGGTAGCCGGGGATGAGCGCGGCTTCGCGCATCTTTCCGACGCCCATGCGCTGAAATCGGGGACGCCGCTGCCCGCGCCGCAGCCGGTATTTCCGCGCTATGTGGAGAAGGAAGACGCCTGA
- a CDS encoding DNA polymerase III subunit delta' yields MEERLAPEQHDTLSGIPEPSETANLVGHVEAQHMLLAAQRAGRLPHAILLAGPQGIGKATFAFAFARHLLSPAAPPDNGLFNTVGPETPLFRQIASGAHPAVLHLTRPANDRTKGFKTVLSVDEIRRIGRFLSLTSGDGSWRIVIVDPADDMRAAAANALLKNLEEPPARTIFILIAHSPGALLPTIRSRCQVLRLSPLDDGALRQVLGNVGELPDEEPVRAALVARAGGSARSAIVLQQYGGVEIATALDRLATGPTDIAASHRLADAVSGRDNAIQLDVFNERALELLAGAASDAAQAGDTGRAKKLSDAWHLARIAISETATYNLDQKQHALTMISRLNNVLRPQIGRM; encoded by the coding sequence ATGGAAGAACGCCTCGCCCCCGAACAGCACGACACGCTCAGCGGCATTCCCGAGCCGTCCGAGACCGCGAACCTCGTCGGCCATGTCGAGGCGCAGCACATGCTGCTTGCCGCGCAAAGGGCAGGGCGGTTGCCGCACGCGATCCTGCTCGCCGGACCGCAAGGCATAGGCAAGGCGACCTTTGCCTTCGCCTTCGCCCGCCATCTGCTTTCGCCCGCCGCGCCGCCCGACAACGGCCTGTTCAATACGGTCGGGCCTGAAACGCCCTTGTTCCGCCAGATCGCGAGCGGCGCGCATCCGGCGGTGCTGCATCTGACGCGACCGGCCAATGATCGCACCAAGGGGTTCAAGACCGTACTGTCGGTCGACGAGATACGCCGCATCGGGCGCTTCCTTTCCCTGACATCGGGCGACGGCTCATGGCGCATCGTCATTGTCGATCCGGCGGACGACATGCGCGCCGCCGCCGCGAACGCGCTCCTGAAGAATCTCGAAGAACCTCCGGCGCGCACGATCTTCATCCTGATTGCGCACTCGCCGGGTGCGCTCTTGCCGACCATCCGTTCGCGCTGCCAGGTGTTGCGGCTGTCGCCGCTGGACGACGGCGCGTTGCGGCAGGTTCTCGGCAATGTCGGCGAACTGCCCGACGAGGAGCCGGTGCGCGCCGCGCTCGTCGCGCGTGCGGGCGGCAGCGCGCGCTCGGCAATAGTCCTCCAGCAATATGGCGGCGTGGAAATAGCCACGGCGCTCGACCGATTGGCGACCGGCCCGACCGACATCGCCGCCTCGCATCGTCTGGCCGATGCGGTCAGCGGTCGCGACAACGCGATCCAGCTCGACGTTTTCAACGAGCGCGCGCTGGAGCTTTTGGCGGGCGCTGCCTCGGACGCGGCTCAGGCGGGCGACACGGGCCGCGCAAAAAAGCTGTCAGACGCTTGGCATCTGGCGCGGATAGCTATATCCGAGACGGCAACCTATAATCTCGACCAGAAGCAGCACGCGTTGACCATGATCAGCCGCCTCAACAACGTCCTCAGGCCGCAAATTGGCCGAATGTGA
- the tmk gene encoding dTMP kinase codes for MARGFFITFEGGEGAGKSTQIERLAGKLREKGYRVLVTREPGGSPGAEAVRHVLLSGAAEEFGPEMEALLFAAARSDHVEQVIRPAVESGMIVLCDRFIDSSRVYQGVTGNIEPGLMDAIERVAINGMMPDLSLFLDLDAETGLRRAASRRAEGEGADRFEKENVAIHEQRRHAYLDIAAAEPERCKVIDAGKNADEVELEIASQVFEALETHFAPQPTEQA; via the coding sequence TTGGCGCGCGGTTTCTTCATCACATTCGAGGGCGGCGAAGGCGCGGGCAAATCCACCCAGATCGAGCGCCTTGCCGGGAAACTGCGCGAAAAGGGCTACCGGGTTCTCGTGACGCGCGAGCCGGGCGGCTCGCCGGGAGCGGAGGCGGTACGGCATGTGCTGCTTTCCGGCGCGGCGGAGGAGTTCGGGCCGGAAATGGAGGCGCTGCTGTTCGCGGCGGCGCGGTCCGACCATGTCGAACAGGTGATCCGGCCTGCGGTCGAAAGCGGCATGATCGTGCTGTGCGACCGCTTTATCGATTCCTCGCGCGTCTATCAGGGCGTCACCGGCAATATCGAACCGGGCCTGATGGATGCAATCGAACGCGTCGCCATCAACGGCATGATGCCGGACCTTTCCCTGTTTCTCGATCTCGACGCCGAAACCGGGTTGCGCCGCGCCGCATCGCGCCGTGCCGAAGGGGAGGGGGCCGACCGTTTCGAAAAGGAAAACGTCGCAATTCACGAGCAGCGCAGGCACGCCTATCTCGACATCGCCGCGGCTGAACCGGAGCGCTGCAAGGTGATCGATGCGGGCAAGAACGCCGATGAGGTCGAGCTTGAGATTGCATCGCAGGTGTTCGAAGCGCTTGAAACGCACTTTGCGCCGCAGCCGACCGAGCAGGCATGA
- a CDS encoding D-alanyl-D-alanine carboxypeptidase, whose translation MRSRSIVSAALVLLLALAFPAYAQLFETKAQQAFMIDAESGTVLISKNADQPAPPASLAKLMTMEVVFDAIANGKATLNNTYKVSEYAWRTGGAPSRTSTMFAALKSEIRLEDLIQGVIVQSANDGCIIIAEGMAGSEPAFVTRMNERARALGMSRSVFVNSTGLPAEGQVVTMRELVLLASHIWRDYPQFYKYYSQPEFTWNKITQRNRNPLLALGIGADGLGTGYTEESGYAFVGSAQRDGRRLFVALGGLASEKERAEEARRIVEWGMSAFDRAPLFAADAVVGQAKVFGGDKATVPLKAKGAISIFLPQENRGKVIARVVYHGPIKAPIAKGTPVGSLKVWIGNEVAQETPLFAGEDVGKGTLSQRARSAVEELAVGWLRDFL comes from the coding sequence ATGCGAAGCAGAAGCATCGTCAGTGCCGCGCTGGTCTTGCTGCTTGCGCTGGCCTTTCCGGCCTATGCCCAGCTTTTCGAGACCAAGGCCCAGCAGGCGTTCATGATCGACGCCGAGTCCGGCACGGTGCTGATCTCGAAAAACGCGGACCAGCCCGCGCCGCCCGCCTCGCTTGCGAAGCTGATGACCATGGAGGTGGTTTTCGATGCCATCGCCAACGGCAAGGCGACGCTGAACAACACCTACAAGGTCAGCGAATATGCATGGCGTACGGGCGGCGCGCCCTCGCGCACCTCGACCATGTTCGCTGCTCTGAAGTCGGAGATTCGGCTCGAGGATTTGATACAGGGCGTCATTGTGCAGTCCGCCAATGACGGCTGCATCATCATCGCGGAAGGCATGGCGGGGTCCGAACCCGCCTTTGTCACGCGCATGAACGAACGGGCAAGGGCGCTCGGCATGTCCCGTTCGGTGTTCGTGAACTCCACCGGCCTTCCGGCTGAGGGGCAGGTCGTCACCATGCGGGAACTCGTCCTGCTGGCCAGCCATATCTGGCGCGATTATCCGCAATTCTACAAATATTACAGCCAGCCGGAATTCACCTGGAACAAGATCACCCAGCGCAACCGCAATCCGCTGCTTGCGCTTGGCATCGGCGCGGACGGGCTCGGCACCGGCTACACCGAAGAATCGGGCTATGCCTTTGTCGGTTCGGCACAGCGCGACGGGCGGCGACTGTTCGTTGCGCTCGGCGGCCTTGCTTCCGAAAAGGAGCGCGCGGAGGAAGCGCGCCGGATCGTCGAATGGGGCATGAGCGCCTTCGACCGCGCCCCGCTTTTCGCCGCAGATGCGGTGGTGGGGCAAGCCAAGGTGTTCGGCGGCGACAAAGCCACCGTGCCATTAAAGGCCAAGGGCGCAATCTCGATCTTCCTGCCGCAGGAAAATCGCGGCAAGGTGATTGCGCGTGTCGTGTATCACGGCCCGATAAAGGCGCCGATTGCCAAGGGGACGCCTGTCGGTTCGCTGAAAGTCTGGATCGGCAATGAAGTCGCGCAGGAAACGCCGCTGTTTGCCGGGGAGGACGTGGGCAAGGGCACATTGAGCCAGCGCGCCCGCAGCGCCGTCGAAGAGCTTGCCGTGGGCTGGCTGCGCGATTTCCTGTGA
- a CDS encoding septal ring lytic transglycosylase RlpA family protein gives MPYQTRLRHASVIAVITASAALLAACTSSDTTVRSAVAKKPTKEYFSEAEYGVKASPLVSTDRTRLKRGGGRDQVGKPYQIKGKWYYPKDVNSYSKLGAASWYGDAFHGRLTANGEIYDMTHLTAAHPTLPLPSYARVTNTKNGASVIVRVNDRGPYANNRIIDMSRRAAEMLDYVHSGTASVKVEYIGRAPLDGNDDAFLMASYRPGNKAPDPSDGLPTGVMIAMNGTTPSGAAAAPFPGVLANAQPEPPLPIITTASMDGFDTGAPAALQLALPELGPIVTNRPDEGTVTVAALSLSYASGDDRANAPIAAAFGTANGAWKSGAAADSDVDYVMVGSFHDEAEARRLEKALSAYGRTEMHSTVDETGVRWFALDLYPDGRAAPDAMLEAAWSLGAEDAMTVRF, from the coding sequence ATGCCTTACCAGACGCGGCTTCGCCACGCCTCAGTCATCGCCGTCATAACCGCCTCCGCTGCGCTGCTCGCAGCCTGCACGAGTTCCGATACGACTGTCCGTTCAGCGGTCGCGAAGAAGCCCACCAAGGAATATTTCTCCGAAGCCGAATATGGCGTGAAGGCCAGTCCGCTCGTTTCGACGGACCGGACGCGCCTTAAACGCGGCGGTGGTCGCGATCAGGTCGGAAAACCCTATCAGATCAAGGGGAAGTGGTATTATCCTAAAGACGTCAACAGCTACAGCAAGCTGGGCGCGGCTTCCTGGTACGGGGATGCATTTCACGGACGCCTGACCGCCAATGGCGAAATCTACGACATGACGCATCTGACCGCCGCGCATCCGACGCTGCCGCTTCCGAGCTATGCGCGCGTCACCAACACGAAGAACGGCGCGTCGGTGATCGTCAGGGTCAACGATCGTGGGCCATATGCCAATAACCGCATCATCGACATGTCGCGCCGCGCCGCCGAAATGCTCGACTATGTGCATTCCGGCACGGCCAGCGTGAAGGTCGAATATATCGGCCGCGCTCCGCTCGACGGCAATGACGACGCGTTCCTGATGGCCTCCTATCGTCCGGGCAACAAGGCTCCCGATCCGTCCGACGGCCTTCCGACCGGCGTGATGATTGCCATGAACGGAACGACGCCATCCGGCGCTGCCGCTGCGCCATTCCCCGGCGTGCTGGCGAATGCCCAACCCGAACCCCCATTGCCCATCATCACCACCGCTTCCATGGACGGCTTCGACACCGGCGCGCCCGCAGCGCTCCAGCTCGCTCTGCCTGAGCTTGGCCCGATCGTCACCAATCGCCCGGACGAGGGCACGGTTACGGTAGCGGCACTTTCACTTTCCTATGCTTCGGGCGACGACCGCGCGAATGCCCCGATAGCGGCGGCTTTCGGAACGGCAAACGGAGCCTGGAAGTCTGGCGCGGCTGCCGACAGCGACGTTGACTATGTGATGGTCGGCTCGTTCCATGACGAGGCCGAGGCACGGCGTCTCGAAAAGGCGCTTTCGGCCTATGGGCGCACGGAGATGCACTCCACCGTCGACGAAACAGGCGTGCGCTGGTTCGCGCTCGACCTCTATCCAGATGGCCGCGCCGCGCCGGACGCCATGCTTGAGGCCGCCTGGTCGCTCGGCGCAGAAGACGCGATGACCGTTCGGTTCTGA
- a CDS encoding amidohydrolase family protein, with product MFECAETGSDKQAAPTCLCHSPAFARLNSFIERKFSRRSFLTGATSVLAGAALWPASATAAIPDAPATPVAFTNIRLFDGKSGKLVDGRRVVVEGRKIKAVEPDAQPLAAGVHVIDGGGRTLMPGLIDAHWHAMMAAMPMLDLMTADIGYINLAAAEEARKTLMRGFTSIRDLAGPAFGLKRAIDSGLTPGPRILPSGAMISQTSGHGDFRLPYEVPAQPDAPLSRGETAGAGMIADGPDQVMKRVREQLMLGASQVKLAAGGGVASSYDPIDVSQYTEGEFRAAVDCAENWGTYVTVHAYTSRAIQIAIRGGVRCIEHGQLMDEETAKIMADKGIWFSSQAFIDNQYANTYPEGSENRAKQRIMFAGTDTAFGLAKKYNLKTAWGTDILFAPAMTRNQNAILTEMTRWYANDEVLIMATGTNAELLAMSGPRNPYQGKVGVIEADAFADILIVDGDPLADLKLIADPEKNLKLIMKDGRIYKDTLA from the coding sequence TCCGTGCTTGCCGGCGCGGCGCTTTGGCCGGCAAGCGCGACTGCCGCCATTCCGGATGCGCCCGCCACGCCGGTCGCCTTCACCAACATCCGGCTTTTCGACGGCAAGTCGGGCAAGCTGGTGGATGGGCGGCGCGTTGTGGTGGAGGGCCGCAAGATCAAGGCGGTCGAGCCGGATGCGCAGCCGCTCGCGGCTGGCGTCCATGTCATCGACGGCGGGGGCCGCACTCTGATGCCCGGCCTGATCGACGCGCATTGGCACGCGATGATGGCGGCCATGCCGATGCTCGACCTGATGACCGCCGACATCGGATACATAAATCTCGCGGCGGCGGAGGAGGCGCGCAAGACGCTGATGCGCGGGTTCACCAGCATTCGCGATCTTGCCGGTCCCGCATTCGGCCTGAAACGCGCCATCGACAGCGGGTTGACGCCGGGTCCGCGCATCTTGCCCTCGGGCGCAATGATTTCGCAGACCAGCGGGCACGGCGACTTCCGCCTGCCTTACGAGGTTCCTGCCCAGCCGGACGCGCCGCTGAGCCGTGGCGAGACCGCGGGGGCGGGCATGATCGCGGACGGTCCCGACCAGGTCATGAAGCGCGTGCGCGAGCAGCTCATGCTCGGGGCCAGCCAGGTCAAGCTCGCCGCCGGGGGAGGGGTGGCGTCAAGCTACGATCCCATCGATGTCAGCCAGTACACAGAGGGCGAGTTTCGCGCCGCAGTCGATTGCGCGGAAAACTGGGGAACCTATGTCACCGTCCACGCCTATACTTCGCGCGCCATTCAGATCGCCATTCGCGGCGGCGTCCGGTGCATCGAGCACGGCCAGCTCATGGACGAGGAAACGGCGAAGATCATGGCCGACAAGGGCATCTGGTTTTCCTCGCAGGCGTTCATCGACAACCAATATGCGAACACCTATCCCGAAGGCTCCGAAAACCGCGCCAAGCAGAGGATCATGTTTGCCGGAACGGACACGGCATTCGGGCTTGCGAAGAAATACAATCTGAAAACCGCATGGGGCACCGATATCCTCTTTGCGCCCGCCATGACGCGCAACCAGAACGCCATCCTGACCGAGATGACGCGCTGGTATGCCAATGATGAAGTGCTCATCATGGCGACCGGCACGAATGCCGAGCTTCTGGCGATGTCCGGCCCGCGCAATCCCTATCAGGGCAAGGTTGGTGTCATCGAAGCGGATGCGTTCGCCGATATCCTCATTGTCGACGGCGACCCGCTCGCCGATCTCAAGCTGATTGCCGACCCTGAGAAGAACCTGAAACTTATCATGAAGGACGGTCGCATCTACAAGGACACGCTGGCGTGA